Proteins encoded within one genomic window of uncultured Draconibacterium sp.:
- a CDS encoding ATP-binding protein: MQIAIASGKGGTGKTTVSVNLYYFLSVKYNNRVQLIDCDVEEPNDMLFFPQAKKVAEKKAFTIVPEIDKEKCTFCKKCVDWCEFNAISIVKKLKFAEVNYELCHSCSACFEACSFDALTPVQNPLGSISDFQTTFGAGISEGRLEIGSAMQTALIKKVKKQADSKQQITLLDAPPGTSCPVVETVATANYVILVTEPTPFGLHDLKITVELLKEIHKPFGVIVNKAGLGNNDVYRFLDNNNISLLGKIPFSKAYAENYSRGELFENIPEEVDEAYHSIIEKLTTIIN; encoded by the coding sequence ATGCAAATTGCCATTGCCAGCGGTAAAGGTGGTACGGGTAAAACAACCGTTTCGGTAAACCTGTATTACTTCTTGTCTGTAAAATATAACAATCGGGTACAGTTAATCGATTGTGATGTGGAAGAACCCAACGACATGCTTTTCTTTCCTCAAGCGAAGAAAGTAGCAGAAAAAAAGGCTTTTACCATCGTTCCTGAGATTGACAAAGAAAAATGTACGTTTTGTAAAAAATGTGTTGATTGGTGCGAGTTCAATGCAATTAGCATCGTTAAGAAACTGAAATTTGCAGAGGTGAATTACGAGCTTTGCCATTCCTGCAGCGCTTGTTTCGAGGCGTGTTCGTTTGATGCACTCACACCGGTTCAAAATCCGCTGGGCAGCATTTCAGATTTCCAGACAACCTTTGGCGCCGGCATATCGGAAGGACGACTCGAAATTGGTTCCGCAATGCAAACGGCTTTAATCAAGAAAGTAAAAAAGCAAGCCGATTCAAAACAGCAAATCACCCTGCTTGATGCACCTCCCGGCACAAGTTGCCCCGTTGTGGAAACCGTAGCTACAGCTAACTACGTCATTCTGGTTACTGAACCCACTCCGTTCGGTCTGCACGACTTAAAAATAACGGTTGAGCTGCTAAAAGAAATCCATAAACCATTTGGCGTAATTGTAAATAAAGCCGGTTTGGGAAATAACGATGTCTATCGGTTTTTAGATAATAATAACATCTCCTTACTAGGTAAAATACCGTTTTCAAAAGCTTATGCCGAGAATTATTCGCGGGGAGAATTGTTTGAAAATATTCCTGAAGAGGTGGATGAGGCTTATCACTCTATTATCGAAAAATTAACAACTATCATCAACTAA
- a CDS encoding efflux RND transporter permease subunit, with the protein MKTGFAGGIAKQFINSKLTPLLMVAFMAIGIYSSYLTPREEEPQIDVPMADILFSYPGASPKEIESRVMQPLEKVVANIPGVEYVYSTSMPGQAMLIVQFYVGEDIERSLVKMYNEIMKHMDQMPHGTSLPLVKTRSIDDVPVLGLTFWSENYDDYQLKRIAQEVNNEIEQVTDVSETKVIGGRSRQIRVVLNNGAMARYNVDALSIAQKIQIANQQFNTGAFNKNDVEYLVEAGEFLRTSDDVSNLVVGIQNGSPVYMKQVAEILDGPEEPIQYVNFGYGMMDEKKSDFAGEYGAVTISVAKRRGADAMKVSDQILEKISHLEKDLIPSDVHVDVTRNYGETASHKVSELLMHLAGAIIAVTFVVMLAMGWRGGLVVFLSVPITFALTMFSYYFLDYTLNRITLFALVFVTGIVVDDSIIIAENMHRHFKMKKLPFIQAALRSIDEVGNPTILATFTVIAAVLPMVFVSGLMGPYMSPMPIGASIAMIFSLLVALTITPYLAFRLLRVVEKDDKVKKAFKLENSPIYKIYYKTMKPMLESSWKRWTFIGTITFFLLASMTLVYFKMVAVKMLPFDNKNEFQVIIDMPEGTTLERTAAVTKELAAYIAQQEEVLNYQSYVGTASPMNFNGLVRHYDLRRGSNVADIQVNLTDKTERKAQSHDIAKAMRPGIQQLAKKFNANAKVVEVPPGPPVLSTLVAEIYGPDYDEQIEVARQVKDLFAETADVVDIDWQMEDDQVEYKFNVLKEKAALAGVSTQQVVNSVAMALGGQEVTQLYAEKEHEQVGIALRFSEDERSSIEDLKKINIMSMTGQKVALGDVVEIKEELQDKSIYRKNQKRVVYVTADIAGALESPVYGILNMSENLDKIELPEGYVLNEEFTQQPFVQDTYSLKWDGEWQITYEVFRDLGAAFAVVLLVIYMLIIGWFQNFTVPFVMMVAIPLSLVGILIGHWLMGAFFTATSMIGLIALAGIMVRNSILLIDFINLRLKDGAPLKDAVIEAGAVRTTPILLTAGTVVIGAVVILFDPIFQGLAISLMGGTIASTFLTLVIVPLIYYMTEKKKYPEEEAPVAETPKTENNLTNEEEK; encoded by the coding sequence ATGAAAACAGGATTTGCTGGCGGAATAGCCAAACAGTTTATAAACTCAAAATTAACGCCGCTGTTGATGGTTGCTTTTATGGCGATCGGTATCTACAGCTCGTACCTGACTCCCCGCGAGGAGGAACCGCAAATTGATGTGCCAATGGCCGATATTCTCTTCAGTTATCCGGGAGCCAGCCCGAAAGAAATTGAATCCCGCGTAATGCAGCCGCTCGAAAAAGTGGTAGCCAATATTCCGGGAGTTGAATACGTATACTCTACCTCAATGCCGGGCCAGGCCATGCTTATCGTTCAGTTTTACGTTGGAGAAGACATCGAACGTTCGTTGGTAAAAATGTACAACGAAATAATGAAGCACATGGACCAGATGCCGCACGGAACGAGTTTGCCATTGGTGAAGACTCGCTCTATCGATGATGTGCCAGTGCTGGGACTAACTTTTTGGAGCGAAAATTACGACGACTACCAGTTGAAACGAATTGCACAGGAGGTAAATAACGAAATTGAACAGGTTACCGATGTATCGGAAACCAAAGTAATAGGTGGTCGCTCGCGTCAGATTCGTGTTGTGCTGAACAACGGAGCAATGGCCCGCTATAATGTTGATGCATTGAGTATTGCACAGAAAATACAAATTGCCAACCAGCAATTTAACACTGGTGCTTTTAACAAGAATGATGTAGAATACCTAGTTGAAGCAGGTGAATTTCTGCGAACTTCTGATGATGTTTCCAACCTTGTTGTTGGCATTCAAAACGGAAGTCCGGTTTACATGAAACAGGTCGCCGAGATTCTTGATGGTCCGGAAGAACCGATTCAATATGTGAATTTTGGTTACGGAATGATGGACGAAAAGAAAAGCGACTTTGCAGGAGAATACGGGGCGGTTACTATTTCTGTAGCTAAACGTCGTGGTGCAGATGCCATGAAAGTTTCAGACCAAATTCTGGAAAAGATTAGCCATCTTGAAAAAGACCTGATTCCTTCTGATGTTCATGTTGACGTTACCCGTAACTACGGAGAAACAGCATCGCATAAAGTATCAGAACTGTTGATGCACCTTGCCGGAGCAATTATAGCAGTAACTTTTGTGGTAATGCTTGCCATGGGCTGGCGCGGCGGATTGGTTGTATTCCTGTCGGTGCCGATTACCTTCGCATTAACCATGTTCAGCTACTATTTCCTTGATTACACCTTGAACCGGATTACGCTTTTCGCACTGGTTTTTGTAACAGGAATTGTAGTCGACGACTCGATTATTATTGCCGAAAACATGCACCGGCATTTCAAAATGAAAAAATTGCCATTCATCCAGGCCGCTTTGCGCTCAATCGATGAAGTGGGTAACCCAACTATTCTGGCCACATTTACGGTTATTGCGGCTGTGTTACCAATGGTTTTCGTTTCAGGTTTAATGGGACCTTACATGAGCCCGATGCCAATTGGAGCATCCATTGCAATGATCTTTTCGTTGCTGGTAGCACTAACAATTACTCCATATCTCGCTTTCCGTTTATTAAGAGTTGTTGAGAAAGACGATAAAGTAAAAAAGGCATTCAAACTCGAAAATTCGCCGATTTATAAGATCTATTATAAAACGATGAAACCGATGTTGGAATCATCGTGGAAACGCTGGACTTTTATCGGAACCATCACATTTTTCCTGCTGGCTTCAATGACCCTGGTTTATTTCAAAATGGTGGCTGTAAAAATGCTTCCTTTCGATAATAAAAACGAATTCCAGGTAATTATCGACATGCCCGAAGGAACTACGCTTGAGCGTACGGCAGCCGTAACAAAAGAACTGGCAGCTTATATTGCTCAGCAGGAAGAAGTATTAAATTACCAGTCGTATGTAGGAACGGCTTCGCCAATGAACTTTAATGGTTTGGTTCGTCACTACGATTTACGAAGAGGTTCGAATGTTGCCGATATACAGGTGAACCTTACAGATAAAACGGAACGTAAAGCGCAAAGTCACGACATTGCAAAAGCCATGCGTCCGGGTATTCAGCAGTTGGCTAAAAAATTCAATGCCAACGCAAAAGTTGTTGAGGTTCCACCGGGTCCACCGGTACTTTCAACTTTAGTGGCTGAAATTTACGGACCGGATTACGATGAACAAATTGAAGTTGCCCGCCAGGTAAAAGACCTGTTTGCAGAAACTGCCGATGTGGTAGACATCGACTGGCAAATGGAAGACGACCAGGTGGAATACAAATTCAATGTATTGAAAGAAAAAGCGGCACTGGCAGGCGTTTCAACACAGCAGGTTGTAAACAGTGTTGCAATGGCTCTTGGTGGCCAGGAAGTAACACAACTTTACGCCGAGAAAGAACATGAGCAGGTTGGTATAGCCTTGCGTTTTTCAGAAGATGAACGTTCGAGCATTGAAGATCTCAAGAAAATAAATATCATGAGCATGACCGGCCAAAAAGTAGCGCTTGGTGATGTTGTTGAAATAAAAGAAGAACTTCAGGACAAAAGTATTTACCGTAAAAACCAGAAACGTGTAGTTTACGTAACTGCCGATATTGCAGGAGCACTGGAGAGTCCGGTTTACGGAATATTGAATATGAGTGAGAACCTGGACAAAATAGAGTTACCGGAAGGATATGTACTGAACGAAGAGTTTACACAACAGCCTTTTGTACAAGATACTTACAGCCTGAAATGGGACGGCGAGTGGCAAATTACCTACGAAGTTTTCCGCGATTTGGGAGCTGCATTTGCAGTGGTTCTGTTGGTAATTTATATGCTTATCATCGGATGGTTCCAAAACTTTACTGTACCGTTTGTAATGATGGTAGCCATTCCACTTTCGTTGGTTGGTATTCTAATCGGTCACTGGCTGATGGGAGCTTTCTTTACTGCAACTTCAATGATCGGATTAATTGCGCTCGCGGGTATTATGGTCCGAAACTCCATACTGCTCATCGACTTTATAAATCTCCGGCTTAAGGACGGAGCGCCGCTAAAAGACGCGGTAATCGAAGCCGGAGCAGTACGAACCACTCCTATCCTACTTACTGCCGGAACAGTTGTAATTGGTGCAGTAGTGATCTTATTCGATCCTATTTTCCAGGGATTAGCCATTTCGCTAATGGGTGGAACAATTGCCTCTACATTCTTAACGCTGGTTATTGTGCCGCTGATTTATTACATGACTGAGAAGAAAAAATACCCGGAAGAAGAAGCCCCGGTTGCTGAAACTCCGAAGACTGAAAATAACTTAACTAACGAGGAGGAAAAATAA
- a CDS encoding DUF5320 domain-containing protein produces MPGLDKTGPMGQGAQTGRKQGRCNTALNEEQFANFGRRGGRGFRFRNLGADETLPRGWGRGKGRGRGFGRLEN; encoded by the coding sequence ATGCCAGGATTAGACAAAACCGGACCAATGGGACAAGGAGCCCAAACCGGCAGAAAACAAGGAAGATGCAACACCGCATTAAATGAAGAACAGTTTGCCAACTTTGGAAGAAGAGGCGGCAGAGGTTTCAGATTTAGAAATCTCGGAGCCGATGAAACCTTGCCAAGAGGTTGGGGACGAGGAAAAGGAAGAGGCCGTGGTTTTGGCCGATTAGAAAATTAA
- a CDS encoding DUF2892 domain-containing protein gives MKERIIRAVAGIFVLTSILLAIFVNIYWLGLAGFVGLNLFQSSITKFCPLEYFLEKAGVE, from the coding sequence ATGAAGGAGAGAATAATACGCGCAGTTGCAGGAATATTTGTGTTGACTAGCATTCTATTGGCCATATTCGTTAATATTTACTGGCTTGGCCTGGCAGGTTTTGTTGGATTGAATTTATTTCAGTCGTCGATTACAAAATTCTGCCCATTGGAATATTTCCTTGAAAAGGCCGGAGTAGAATAG
- a CDS encoding NifB/NifX family molybdenum-iron cluster-binding protein, protein MKTIITSSGDNVDSKFDLRFGRAGWFCVYDKESHTTNFIENSFKNSNGGAGTKSSEMAAELGAEQIISGHFGPKAKDMLEKFHIQMIELDDDELNVKDVILKIENN, encoded by the coding sequence ATGAAAACAATAATTACTTCATCCGGAGACAATGTAGACTCGAAATTTGATTTACGATTTGGACGTGCAGGTTGGTTTTGTGTGTACGATAAAGAAAGCCACACAACCAACTTCATCGAAAACAGTTTCAAAAATTCAAATGGTGGAGCCGGTACAAAATCTTCGGAAATGGCAGCAGAATTAGGTGCTGAACAGATCATCTCTGGTCATTTTGGTCCAAAAGCAAAGGATATGTTGGAGAAATTCCACATTCAAATGATAGAACTGGATGATGATGAGCTGAATGTGAAAGATGTGATTTTAAAAATTGAAAACAATTAG
- a CDS encoding MBL fold metallo-hydrolase, with protein sequence MLTISILTDNTAGGHFLAEHGLSYLVEIDNEKILFDTGHSDVFLKNAERLKIDIENEVNTVVLSHGHWDHGNGLKHLKNKMLITHPASFSNRYRKVNHTTVGLGLTKFEIEKRFTLKESKTSLQLTESLFFLGEIPRNNDFESQSTSFEFADKSDDFIPDDSGLAAIVNNELVVITGCSHSGICNICEHAKKVTGVNKIKAVIGGFHLKRQDKQTLKTAEYFKQNKVEKLLPSHCTALPALALFHSTFKIEQVKTGMIFRF encoded by the coding sequence ATGCTAACAATCTCTATTTTAACAGACAACACAGCCGGTGGTCATTTTTTGGCCGAGCACGGACTCTCCTACCTTGTTGAAATCGACAACGAAAAGATTTTATTCGATACCGGTCATTCTGATGTGTTTCTGAAAAATGCAGAAAGGCTCAAAATTGACATTGAAAACGAAGTAAACACAGTTGTTTTAAGTCACGGACACTGGGACCATGGGAATGGATTAAAGCACCTGAAAAATAAAATGTTAATTACGCATCCGGCCAGCTTTTCCAATCGCTACAGAAAAGTAAATCACACTACTGTTGGATTAGGACTAACAAAATTTGAGATTGAAAAACGGTTTACGTTAAAGGAAAGTAAAACCTCGCTACAACTTACCGAAAGCCTGTTCTTTCTGGGCGAAATTCCACGAAATAACGATTTTGAGAGCCAATCGACCAGCTTTGAATTTGCCGATAAATCGGATGATTTTATTCCTGATGATTCAGGATTAGCTGCAATTGTAAATAACGAACTGGTAGTGATTACCGGCTGCTCGCATTCCGGTATTTGTAATATTTGCGAACACGCAAAAAAGGTTACCGGAGTTAATAAAATAAAAGCTGTAATCGGTGGTTTTCACCTGAAAAGGCAAGACAAACAAACGTTAAAAACTGCTGAATATTTCAAACAGAATAAGGTTGAAAAGCTTTTACCATCGCACTGTACAGCACTTCCGGCATTGGCATTATTCCATTCAACATTTAAAATTGAGCAGGTAAAAACAGGTATGATCTTTAGATTTTAG
- a CDS encoding efflux RND transporter periplasmic adaptor subunit: MKTLVQKSTLIIAIALLSIIAISCGNKEKEHATAPQEKVAAQTAVAELADYPVVHSFSGKLEADKQTNLSTRIMGQIQRIYVKPGQKVNQGDLLIQIRNQDILAKKAQVEASKVEASTAYESAEKDLKRYEALYAENSASDKEMDDMRTRYDMAKARLAAVEQMENEVEENMRYTSIRAPYSGVITTKFVQEGDMANPGMPLLSMESPSQWKVIARIPEADIAKVQLNDAVKVKFTAARVELEGKIIEINPSTTNTGNQYSAKVLVTVPENCTAKLYSGMYAEVLFEYGIQKRILVPESALIHRGQLVGIYAVGQSGNALLRWVKTGKTFGDKIEIISGLSDGEQYVVSSDSKLFDGAIIASN; encoded by the coding sequence TTATCGATAATTGCAATCTCATGTGGTAACAAAGAGAAAGAACACGCTACGGCGCCGCAAGAAAAGGTTGCAGCACAAACTGCTGTTGCAGAACTTGCCGATTACCCGGTAGTACATAGTTTTTCGGGCAAGTTAGAGGCCGATAAACAAACAAATCTGAGTACCCGTATAATGGGACAAATTCAGCGCATTTACGTTAAACCTGGTCAGAAAGTAAATCAGGGCGATCTGTTGATCCAGATCAGAAACCAGGATATTCTGGCTAAAAAAGCTCAGGTTGAAGCCAGCAAAGTTGAAGCTTCTACTGCTTACGAGAGTGCTGAAAAAGACCTGAAACGTTACGAAGCACTTTATGCTGAAAACAGTGCGTCGGACAAAGAAATGGACGATATGCGCACCCGTTACGACATGGCCAAGGCACGTTTAGCTGCCGTTGAACAAATGGAAAACGAAGTGGAAGAAAACATGCGTTATACATCGATTCGTGCACCATACAGCGGAGTTATTACAACCAAATTCGTTCAGGAAGGCGACATGGCCAATCCGGGAATGCCTTTATTGAGCATGGAAAGCCCATCGCAATGGAAAGTTATTGCGCGTATTCCTGAAGCCGACATTGCCAAAGTTCAGCTGAATGATGCAGTTAAAGTAAAATTCACTGCAGCCAGAGTAGAATTGGAAGGAAAAATTATCGAGATAAATCCATCAACAACAAACACAGGCAACCAATACAGTGCTAAAGTACTGGTTACCGTTCCTGAAAACTGTACCGCAAAATTGTACAGCGGAATGTACGCCGAAGTATTGTTTGAATACGGAATACAAAAACGTATCCTTGTTCCAGAATCAGCTTTGATCCACCGTGGTCAGCTGGTTGGAATTTATGCTGTTGGTCAGTCGGGAAATGCCTTGTTACGCTGGGTGAAGACCGGTAAAACATTTGGCGATAAAATTGAGATCATTTCAGGTTTATCGGATGGAGAACAATATGTTGTGTCGTCTGACAGCAAACTTTTTGACGGAGCAATTATAGCTTCGAACTAA
- a CDS encoding DUF308 domain-containing protein, with protein MTDNTNKKVAESLWKLIMARGVVLVVVGLILLLFPKATLATLIFILGIYWLIDGCVTLYNTYKQRNIRKNWWWGFITGGLGIIAGLIVVLKPFSSSVLTTSFLMWFLGLVALINGITGVVTGIRIKKYNTGERSMIWGGIFSIILGIILISSPYTSALVVVKVMGSFAIFAGIITILLANRVKKKAQEIEE; from the coding sequence ATGACAGACAACACAAACAAAAAAGTTGCCGAAAGCTTATGGAAACTCATAATGGCTCGAGGCGTAGTCCTTGTAGTTGTAGGATTAATTTTACTCCTGTTTCCTAAGGCAACACTTGCAACGCTAATATTTATACTCGGTATTTACTGGCTAATTGATGGGTGTGTAACCCTTTACAACACCTACAAACAACGAAACATCAGAAAAAACTGGTGGTGGGGATTTATTACTGGAGGACTTGGAATAATTGCAGGCTTAATTGTCGTTTTAAAACCATTTTCAAGCTCTGTGCTTACTACCTCTTTTTTAATGTGGTTTTTAGGATTAGTTGCGTTAATTAACGGAATAACCGGAGTTGTTACCGGAATAAGAATCAAGAAATATAACACTGGCGAACGCTCCATGATTTGGGGTGGAATATTTTCAATTATTCTTGGTATTATTCTGATTTCTTCGCCATATACATCGGCATTAGTAGTTGTTAAAGTGATGGGCTCTTTCGCCATTTTTGCAGGTATAATAACCATTTTACTCGCTAATCGTGTAAAAAAGAAAGCACAGGAAATTGAAGAATAA
- a CDS encoding 4Fe-4S binding protein → MKEITILSGKGGAGKTSIAAALASLAPNAVFCDNDVDAADLHLILKPEIKETHPFDSGSLAFINPEDCTNCGTCQEACTFEAIFTNSDGFPEVNPYQCEGCRLCERLCPVDAIKTNQNLNNQWFVSDTRFGTMVHAKMGPGEENSGKLVTRIREKAKELARENKAHFIINDGPPGIGCTAISSITGTNAVLLVIEPTVSGLHDAKRLVKLVNSFQLPIFAIINKHDINTEFTETVAQYLDDNNIPLVGKIPFSELFVESMLHEKSLVEYAPDHPISLNLESIWKKINNN, encoded by the coding sequence ATGAAAGAAATTACCATACTAAGCGGAAAAGGTGGTGCCGGAAAAACAAGCATTGCAGCGGCATTGGCTTCGTTGGCTCCAAACGCTGTATTTTGCGACAACGACGTTGATGCTGCCGATTTACATCTGATTTTAAAACCTGAGATAAAAGAAACTCATCCATTTGATAGCGGCTCATTGGCTTTCATCAACCCGGAAGACTGTACCAACTGTGGAACTTGCCAGGAAGCTTGCACATTTGAAGCCATATTTACGAATTCGGATGGTTTCCCGGAAGTTAATCCATATCAGTGCGAAGGCTGTCGTTTATGCGAGCGACTTTGCCCGGTCGATGCCATTAAAACCAATCAAAACCTAAACAACCAATGGTTTGTTTCCGACACACGTTTTGGAACGATGGTACACGCCAAAATGGGGCCCGGCGAAGAGAATTCAGGAAAACTGGTAACACGCATACGGGAAAAAGCAAAGGAACTGGCCAGAGAAAATAAAGCGCATTTTATAATAAACGACGGCCCTCCGGGAATTGGCTGCACCGCAATTTCTTCCATAACCGGAACAAATGCTGTTTTGCTAGTTATCGAGCCAACTGTTTCCGGATTGCACGACGCAAAAAGGTTAGTGAAACTGGTTAATTCATTCCAGCTTCCCATATTCGCCATTATCAATAAGCACGATATAAACACTGAATTTACGGAAACAGTTGCACAGTACTTAGACGATAACAATATTCCGCTTGTTGGTAAAATTCCATTCTCGGAACTGTTTGTTGAATCGATGTTACACGAAAAATCTTTGGTTGAATATGCACCGGATCATCCAATAAGTTTAAATTTAGAATCGATTTGGAAAAAGATCAACAATAACTAG
- a CDS encoding NifB/NifX family molybdenum-iron cluster-binding protein, protein MSKKIAVPVDESGILDGHFGHCKYFALLDVEETTIVNEERATPPPHEPGVLPKWLAEKGVTDVLAGGMGHKAIQIFNYNNVNVFVGAPQLSATELVQGYLQETIEFTANYCDH, encoded by the coding sequence ATGAGTAAAAAAATTGCTGTTCCCGTTGATGAAAGCGGGATATTGGACGGACATTTCGGACACTGCAAATATTTTGCATTATTGGATGTTGAAGAGACAACAATTGTAAATGAAGAACGGGCAACTCCCCCACCTCACGAGCCAGGAGTGTTGCCTAAATGGTTAGCCGAAAAAGGCGTTACAGATGTATTGGCAGGAGGAATGGGCCATAAAGCCATTCAAATTTTCAACTACAACAATGTAAATGTTTTCGTTGGTGCGCCGCAACTATCTGCAACCGAATTAGTACAAGGCTACCTGCAAGAAACCATTGAGTTTACAGCCAATTACTGCGATCATTAA